The Carettochelys insculpta isolate YL-2023 chromosome 18, ASM3395843v1, whole genome shotgun sequence genome window below encodes:
- the CLTCL1 gene encoding clathrin heavy chain 2 isoform X3 — translation MAQILPIRFQEHFQLQNLGINPANIGFSTLTMESDKFICIREKVGEQAQVVIIDMSDPTTAIRRPISAESAIMNPASKVIALKAGKTLQIFNIEMKSKMKAHTMAEEVIFWKWISVNTVALVTETAVFHWSMEGESQPQKTFDRHASLAGCQIINYRTDDNQKWLLLIGISAQQNRVVGAMQLYSVDRKVSQPIEGHAAAFAEFKIEGNSKPSTLFCFAVRSPAGGKLHIIEVGQPAAGNQPFVKKAVDVFFPPEAQTDFPVAMQIGTKHGVIYLITKYGYIHMYDLESGVCIYMNRISADTIFVTAPHEPSSGIIGVNKKGQVLSVCVEEDNIVNYATNVLQNPDLGLRMAIRSNLAGAEELFARKFNTLFAQGSYAEAAKVAASAPKGILRTSDTIRKFQSVPAQPGQASPLLQYFGILLDQGQLNKFESLELCRPVLQQGRKQLLEKWLKEDKLECSEELGDLVKTADPTLALSVYLRANVPNKVIQCFAETGQFQKIVLYAKKVGYTPDWIFLLRSVMRVSPEQGLQFSQMLVQDEEPLANINQIVDVFMENSLIQQCTSFLLDALKNNRPAEGHLQTRLLEMNLIHAPQVADAILGNQMFTHYDRAHIAQLCEKAGLLQRALEHYTDLYDIKRAVVHTHLLNPEWLVNFFGSLSVEDSVECLRAMLSANIRQNLQLCVQVASKYHEQLGTQSLVELFESFKSYEGLFYFLGSIVNFSQDPDVHFKYIQAACKTGQIKEVERICRESNCYNPERVKNFLKEAKLTDQLPLIIVCDRFDFVHDLVLYLYRNNLQKYIEIYVQKVNPSRIPAVIGGLLDVDCSEDVIKNLIMVVRGQFSTDELVAEVEKRNRLKLLLPWLESRIHEGCEEPATHNALAKIYIDSNNNPERFLRENPYYDSCVVGKYCEKRDPHLACVAYERGQCDLELIKVCNENSLFKSEARYLVRRKDPDLWANVLEENSPFRRQLIDQVVQTALSETQDPEEVSVTVKAFMTADLPNELIELLEKIVLDNSVFSEHRNLQNLLILTAIKADRTRVMEYINRLDNYDAPDIANIAISNELFEEAFAIFRKFDVNTSAIQVLIEHIGNLDRAYEFAERCNEPAVWSQLARAQLQKDLVKEAIDSYIKADDPSAYMEVVQAASRNNNWEDLVKFLQMARKKARESYVETELIFALAKTNRLSELEEFVSGPNNAHIQQVGDRCYEEGMYDAAKLLYNNVSNFARLASTLVHLGEYQAAVDSGRKANSTRTWKEVCFACVDGKEFRLAQICGLHIVIHADELEELISYYQDRGYFEELIALLEAALGLERAHMGMFTELAILYSKFKPQKMREHLELFWSRVNIPKVLRAAEQAHLWGELVFLYDKYEEYDNAIITMMNHPTDAWKEGQFKDIIAKVANVELYYKALQFYLDYKPLLINDLLLVLSPRLDHTRTVSFFSKVNQLPLVKPYLRSVQNHNNKGVNEALNNLLTEEEDYQGLRASIDAYDNFDNITLAQRLEKHELIEFRRIAAYLYKGNNRWKQSVELCKKDRLYKDAMQYAAESKDAELAEKLLQWFLEEGKQECFAASLFACYDLLHPDVVLELAWRHNIVDFAMPYFIQVMREYLTKVDGLFNKASS, via the exons CTGGGAAGACACTTCAGATTTTTAACATTGAGATGAAAAGTAAGATGAAAGCCCATACTATGGCAGAAGAAGTCATCTTCTGGAAATGGATATCGGTGAACACAGTTGCCTTGGTGACAGAGACGGCAGTGTTCCATTGGAGCATGGAGGGagaatctcagccccaaaagacGTTTGACAGGCATGCTAGTCTTGCAGGCTGCCAAATCATCAACTACAGGACAGATGACAACCAAAAATGGCTGCTCCTGATTGGAATTTCTGCCCAG CAAAACCGTGTGGTTGGTGCAATGCAGTTGTACTCAGTTGATCGGAAGGTTTCCCAACCTATTGAGGGTCATGCAGCAGCCTTTGCAGAATTCAAAATAGAAGGAAACTCCAAGCCTTCCACGCTCTTCTGTTTTGCTGTGCGGAGTCCTGCAGGAGGAAAG CTGCATATAATTGAAGTAGGTCAACCAGCTGCTGGAAACCAGCCCTTTGTAAAGAAAGCTGTTGATGTGTTTTTCCCTCCGGAAGCTCAGACAGACTTCCCTGTGGCAATGCAG ATTGGAACTAAGCATGGCGTTATCTACCTGATCACGAAGTATGGATACATTCACATGTATGACTTAGAATCTGGAGTGTGTATTTATATGAACCGTATTAGTGCTGACACAATCTTTGTAACTGCTCCTCATGAACCTTCATCTGGCATTATTGGTGTGAATAAAAAAGGACAG GTGCTTTCAGTTTGTGTTGAAGAAGATAACATTGTGAACTATGCTACTAACGTTCTCCAGAATCCAGACCTGGGTCTGCGTATGGCTATTCGCAGTAACTTGGCTGGTGCAGAGGAGCTGTTTGCTAGAAAGTTCAATACACTCTTTGCACAAGGAAGCTATGCAGAAGCTGCTAAGGTAGCAGCATCTGCACCAAAG GGAATCCTACGTACCAGTGATACTATCAGAAAGTTCCAGAGTGTGCCAGCACAGCCTGGGCAGgcatctcctttgctgcagtatTTTGGTATTTTGCTTGATCAAGGACAGCTTAACAAATTTGAATCATTAGAACTCTGCCGTCCTGTCCTCCAACAAGGGCGCAAACAGCTCCTGGAGAAATGGCTCAAGGAAGATAAA CTGGAATGTTCTGAGGAGCTAGGAGATCTGGTGAAGACAGCTGACCCAACCCTTGCACTCAGTGTTTACCTTCGTGCTAATGTGCCAAACAAAGTCATTCAGTGCTTTGCAGAAACTGGTCAATTCCAGAAAATAGTACTCTATGCCAAAAAG GTTGGCTATACACCAGACTGGATCTTCTTGTTGAGAAGTGTGATGAGAGTCAGCCCAGAACAAGGCTTACAGTTCTCTCAGATGCTAGTGCAGGATGAAGAGCCCCTGGCTAACATTAACCAG ATCGTAGATGTATTCATGGAAAACAGTCTCATTCAGCAGTGCACTTCCTTCTTGCTGGATGCTTTGAAGAATAATCGTCCTGCTGAAGGACACCTTCAGACACGGCTGCTGGAAATGAATCTGATTCATGCACCACAG GTTGCAGATGCCATCCTTGGAAACCAAATGTTCACACATTATGATCGTGCTCACATCGCACAGTTATGTGAAAAGGCAGGCTTGCTACAGAGAGCACTGGAGCACTACACGGATCTGTATGATATAAAGCGTGCTGTTGTTCACACTCACCTCTTGAACCCTGAG TGGCTTGTAAACTTCTTTGGCTCTCTGTCAGTTGAGGACTCTGTGGAATGTCTGCGTGCTATGCTATCGGCCAACATCCGACAAAACCTACAGCTCTGTGTACAAGTTGCTTCTAAATACCATGAACAGCTTGGAACCCAGTCTCTTGTGGAGCTCTTTGAATCCTTCAAAAGTTACGAAG GACTGTTCTATTTCTTGGGTTCTATTGTGAACTTCAGCCAGGATCCAGATGTCCATTTCAAATATATTCAGGCAGCCTGCAAAACTGGTCAAATTAAGGAGGTGGAAAGGATTTGTCGTGAAAGTAACTGCTATAACCCAGAACGAGTGAAGAATTTTCTGAAG GAGGCCAAGCTCACAGACCAGCTTCCTTTGATCATTGTTTGTGACAGGTTTGACTTTGTTCATGACCTGGTTCTCTACTTATACCGCAATAACCTGCAGAAGTACATCGAGATATATGTTCAGAAG GTGAATCCAAGCCGTATACCAGCTGTGATTGGAGGGCTTCTTGATGTGGACTGTTCTGAAGATGTTATTAAAAACTTGATCATGGTGGTGAGAGGCCAGTTCTCAACTGATGAGCTGGTAGCTGAAGTAGAAAAAAGAAATAG GCTAaagttgctgctgccatggttgGAATCTAGAATTCATGAAGGCTGTGAAGAACCtgctacccacaatgcactagCCAAAATCTACATTGACAGTAACAATAATCCTGAGCGGTTTCTTCGGGAGAACCCGTACTACGACAGCTGTGTTGTGGGCAAATACTGTGAAAAAAGGGACCCTCATTTGGCTTGTGTTGCATATGAGAGAGGGCAGTGTGATCTTGAACTCATTAAG gtTTGCAATGAGAACTCCTTGTTCAAGAGTGAAGCTCGCTATTTGGTACGCAGGAAGGATCCAGACCTTTGGGCAAATGTCCTTGAGGAAAACAGTCCATTCAGACGACAGCTCATTGATCAG GTTGTCCAGACAGCCTTATCTGAGACACAAGATCCTGAAGAAGTTTCTGTTACTGTTAAAGCTTTCATGACTGCTGATCTGCCCAATGAATTAATTGAACTTCTTGAAAAGATTGTCTTGGACAACTCTGTGTTCAGTGAACATAG AAACCTCCAGAATCTGCTCATCCTGACCGCCATTAAAGCTGATCGCACTCGTGTGATGGAGTACATCAATCGCCTTGATAATTATGATGCTCCAGATATCGCAAATATAGCCATCAGTAATGAGCTGTTTGAAGAAGCCTTTGCCATCTTCAGGAAATTTGATGTTAATACTTCTGCAATACAG GTGCTGATAGAACACATAGGTAACCTGGACCGTGCCTATGAATTTGCAGAGAGATGTAATGAACCAGCTGTATGGAGCCAACTGGCCAGAGCACAGCTCCAAAAGGACTTGGTGAAGGAAGCCATTGACTCGTATATTAAGGCAGATGATCCCTCTGCTTACATGGAAGTGGTTCAGGCAGCTAGTAGAAACA ATAACTGGGAAGACCTGGTTAAATTCTTGCAAATGGCCAGAAAAAAGGCCAGAGAGTCCTACGTAGAAACTGAACTTATATTTGCTCTGGCAAAAACCAACcgcctctcagagctggaagagtTTGTCAGTGGTCCTAACAATGCCCACATTCAGCAG GTTGGAGATCGCTGCTATGAGGAGGGAATGTATGATGCAGCAAAGCTGCTCTACAACAATGTATCTAATTTTGCCCGCCTGGCATCTACCTTGGTGCATCTTGGCGAGTACCAGGCAGCAGTAGACAGTGGCCGCAAAGCCAACAGCACCAGGACTTGGAAGGAG GTGTGTTTTGCTTGTGTGGATGGAAAGGAGTTCCGCCTGGCACAGATATGTGGTTTACACATTGTAATCCATGCAGATGAACTCGAGGAGCTGATTAGTTATTATCAG GATCGCGGCTACTTTGAAGAACTGATTGCCCTCTTGGAAGCTGCTTTGGGCTTGGAACGTGCTCACATGGGAATGTTCACTGAACTTGCCATCTTGTACTCCAAATTCAAGCCTCAGAAGATGAGGGAACatctggagctcttctggtccaGAGTCAACATTCCAAAG GTGCTcagagctgcagaacaagccCATCTCTGGGGAGAACTTGTCTTCCTTTATGACAAATATGAAGAATATGACAATGCAATAATTACGATGATGAACCATCCTACTGATGCTTGGAAAGAAGGGCAGTTCAAAGACATAATAGCTAAG GTGGCCAATGTAGAGCTGTATTATAAAGCATTGCAGTTCTACCTGGACTACAAACCTCTCCTGATAAATGATCTTCTGTTGGTATTATCTCCACGGCTTGATCATACCAGGACAGTCAGCTTTTTCTCAAAG GTTAATCAGCTGCCTCTAGTGAAGCCTTACCTGCGTTCAGTCCAGAACCACAACAACAAAGGAGTAAATGAGGCTTTAAACAATCTCCTGACAGAGGAGGAGGATTATCAG GGCTTGAGGGCATCTATTGATGCATACGATAACTTTGATAACATCACACTAGCCCAGCGCTTGGAGAAACATGAATTGATTGAATTTAGACGTATTGCAGCCTACTTGTACAAAGGTAATAATCGTTGGAAACAGAGTGTGGAGCTTTGCAAGAAGGATCGTCTCTACAAG GATGCCATGCAGTATGCAGCAGAGTCCAAAGatgcagagctggcagagaaaCTACTCCAGTGGTTTCTGGAGGAAGGAAAACAGGAGTGTTTCGCAGCATCTCTCTTTGCGTGCTATGACTTGCTGCACCCAGATGTTGTCCTTGAGCTGGCATGGAGGCATAATATTGTGGACTTTGCAATGCCCTATTTCATCCAGGTGATGAGGGAGTACCTTACCAAA GTTGATGGTCTGTTTAATAAG gCCAGCAGCTAA